One segment of Danio aesculapii chromosome 3, fDanAes4.1, whole genome shotgun sequence DNA contains the following:
- the adsl gene encoding adenylosuccinate lyase — protein MEGSGEEFLKYRSPLVSRYASKEMAYNFSDRKKFTTWRKLWIYLAKAEKSLGLPISDAQVSEMESHSEDIDFVMAAEEERKLRHDVMAHVHTFAQCCPTAAPIIHLGATSCYVGDNTDLIMLRDGFDILLPKLARVIDRLANFAEKYADLPTLGFTHYQPAQLTTVGKRSCLWLQDLLMDMRNLQRARDDLRFRGVKGTTGTQASFLQLFQGDHDKVEDLDKMVTEMAGFKKSYLVTGQTYSRKVDIDSVCVLSSLAATIHKICTDIRLLANLKEIEEPFEKEQIGSSAMPYKRNPMRAERCCSLARHLMALVSDPLQTAAVQWLERTLDDSANRRISLPEAFLTADIILSTLQNITEGLVVYPKVIERHIRHELPFMATENIIMAMVKAGGNRQDCHEKIRVLSQQAAAVVKQEGGDNDLLARVQADPYFTPILGELDALLDPKTFIGRAPQQVTRFLSEEVRPVLEPYKSKMDVKIELEL, from the exons ATGGAGGGATCCGGGGAAGAGTTTCTGAAATACCGCTCACCGCTGGTGTCCCGGTACGCCAGCAAAGAGATGGCCTACAACTTCAGTGACAGGAAAAAATTTACAACGTGGAGAAAGCTGTGGATTTATCTCGCGAAGGCCGAAAag TCTTTGGGTCTCCCTATAAGTGATGCTCAGGTAAGCGAGATGGAGTCTCACTCGGAGGACATTGATTTCGTTATGGCTGCGGAGGAGGAGAGGAAACTAAGGCATGATGTCATGGCTCATGTGCACACATTCGCTCAATGCTGTCCCACCGCTGCTCCCATCATCCACTTGGGTGCCACTTCCTGTTATGTGGGTGACAACACG GATCTGATTATGCTGCGTGATGGATTTGATATCCTGCTGCCCAAG TTGGCTCGTGTCATTGACAGACTGGCGAATTTTGCAGAGAAATACGCCGACCTGCCGACATTAGGCTTCACCCACTATCA ACCTGCTCAGCTGACGACAGTGGGGAAGCGCTCCTGTCTGTGGCTCCAGGATCTGCTCATGGACATGAGAAACCTCCAGCGGGCCAGAGATGACCTGCGCTTCAGGGGTGTTAAAGGAACCACAGGCACTCAGGCCAGCTTCCTGCAACTTTTCCAGGGGGATCATGACAAG GTGGAGGACTTGGATAAGATGGTTACTGAGATGGCTGGATTTAAAAA ATCATATCTGGTGACAGGTCAGACGTACAGTCGGAAGGTGGATATCGACTCGGTCTGTGTGCTGTCCAGCCTCGCAGCCACAATACACAAG ATTTGCACTGATATCCGTCTGCTGGCTAATCTAAAAGAGATTGAGGAGCCGTTTGAGAAAGAGCAGATTG GTTCCAGTGCAATGCCATACAAGAGGAACCCCATGCGTGCGGAGCGCTGCTGCAGTCTGGCCCGCCACCTGATGGCGCTGGTGTCCGACCCGCTGCAGACAGCAGCAGTGCAGTGGCTGGAAAGAACCCTGGACGACAGCGCTAACAG GAGGATCTCCTTGCCTGAGGCCTTTCTTACAGCTGATATCATCCTCagcacattgcaaaacatcacTGAAGGCCTAGTGGTCTATCCTAAG GTGATTGAGAGGCACATCCGCCATGAGCTGCCCTTCATGGCTACTGAAAACATTATCATGGCCATGGTGAAAGCTGGAGGAAACAGACAG GACTGCCATGAGAAGATCCGTGTGCTGTCCCAGCAAGCTGCAGCCGTAGTCAAGCAGGAAGGGGGCGATAATGACCTCCTAGCTCGGGTTCAAGCTGATCCATATTTCACCCCTATATTAGGAGAGCTGGATGCCTTACTGGACCCTAAAACCTTCATTGGCCGAGCCCCACAACAG GTTACTAGGTTTTTGTCTGAGGAGGTCAGGCCTGTTCTAGAGCCATACAAAAGCAAAATGGATGTGAAGATTGAACTGGAGCTCTGA
- the tmem150b gene encoding modulator of macroautophagy TMEM150B, producing the protein MWAWALLPVFLAVFGTVGLWAVYAIAVSNNSVNITIEFPYISTCGAYTPQSCLFAQICNICCVLALWIVVIRFQQIRDLGRSSHLNTAGLVLGFISSIGISILGNFQQTIIQEVHLLGALMAFFLGLAYFWIQAFITYFSPPSRDNKWLIPVRVVLCSQCTCMVICMFVLHSTGFRSAAAICEWILVMCFFALFGFFAAEFRHIDFHRLTVQKEGLKVANNDDTVWTVQDAL; encoded by the exons ATGTGGGCATGGGCATTACTTCCTGTCTTCCTGGCAGTCTTTGGGACTGTTGGCCTTTGGGCTGT GTATGCTATAGCAGTGTCTAATAACTCGGTGAATATAACTATAGAGTTCCCTTACATCAG CACATGTGGTGCATACACCCCCCAGAGCTGCCTGTTTGCTCAGATCTGCAACATTTGCTGTGTGTTAG ctCTGTGGATTGTTGTGATCAGATTTCAGCAGATCCGGGATTTGGGTCGTTCATCTCATTTAAACACAGCCGGTCTGGTGCTTGGCTTCATATCTAGCATTGGCATTTCTATTTTAGGAAACTTTCag CAAACCATAATTCAAGAGGTTCATCTGCTCGGAGCACTCATGGCCTTCTTTCTGGGTTTGGCGTACTTCTGGATCCAGGCCTTTATTACGTACTTCAGTCCACCATCACGGGACAATAAGTGGTTGATTCCAGTGCGGGTCGTCCTCTGCAGCCAGTGTACTTGTATGGTCATCTGCA TGTTTGTTCTCCACAGCACAGGGTTTCGCTCTGCAGCTGCAATATGCGAGTGGATTCTGGTCATGTGTTTTTTTGCGCTGTTTGGGTTTTTTGCGGCAGAGTTCAGACACATTGACTTCCACAGGCTCACTGTACAAAAGGAGGGATTAAAAGTTGCCAATAATGATGATACTGTTTGGACAGTACAGGACGCTCTCTGA